In Equus caballus isolate H_3958 breed thoroughbred chromosome 22, TB-T2T, whole genome shotgun sequence, the sequence CAGCAGCCCGCTCGCCACCTCCCCAAGGGCGATCACAGCGCGCTCTGGGGAAAAGGGACTCTGTCCCGGCCGGGGCCGGGCAAGGGAAGGATTCTCCAGAGGCCCCCCCGGAGGCGGGGGCCTGGGCTAGCCCGGTGGGTGGGAGGTCAGGACCGGCTCAAGCCGCGGTGCTAACGCTGTGCGCCTCCCTCCCGGGGCTCTGTCCGCAGGGCTACTCCTCGGTGAGCAACATGAACGCCGGCCTGGGGATGAACGGCATGAACACGTACATGAGTATGTCGGCGGCCGCCATGGGCAGCGGCTCGGGCAACATGAGCGCCGGCTCCATGAACATGTCGTCGTACGTGGGCGCGGGCATGAGCCCGTCCCTGGCCGGCatgtcccccggggcgggcgccATGGCCAGCATGGGCGGCTCGGCCGGGGCGGCTGGCGTGGCGGGCATGGGGCCGCACCTGAGTCCGAGCCTGAGCCCGCTCGGGGGGCAGGCGGCCGGGGCCATGGGCGGCCTGGCCCCGTACGCCAACATGAACTCCATGAGCCCCATGTACGGCCAGGCGGGTCTGAGCCGCGCGCGCGACCCCAAGACGTACCGGCGCAGCTACACGCACGCCAAGCCGCCCTACTCGTACATCTCGCTCATCACCATGGCCATCCAGCAGAGCCCCAACAAGATGCTGACGCTGAGCGAGATCTACCAGTGGATCATGGACCTCTTCCCCTTCTACCGGCAGAACCAGCAGCGCTGGCAGAACTCCATCCGCCATTCGCTCTCCTTCAACGACTGCTTTCTCAAGGTGCCCCGTTCGCCCGACAAGCCCGGCAAGGGCTCCTTCTGGACCCTGCACCCCGACTCGGGCAACATGTTTGAGAACGGCTGCTACTTGCGCCGCCAGAAGCGCTTCAAGTGCGAGAAGCAGCTGGCCCTGAAGGAAGCCGCGGGCGCCACGGGCGGTGGCAAGAAGGCGGCCTCTGGGGCCCAGGCCTCGCAGGGTCAGCTCGGGGAGGCCGCCGGGCCGGCTTCCGAGACTCCGGGGGGCGCCGAGTCGCCCCACTCGAGCTCCTCTCCGTGCCAGGAGCACAAGCGAGGAGGCCTCGGGGAGCTGAAGGCGACCCCGGCCGCGACGCTGAGCCCCCCGGAGCCGGCGCCGTCgccggggcagcagcagcaggccgcGGCCCACCTGCTGGGCCCTCCCCATCACCCTGGCCTGCCGCCTGAGGCCCACCTTAAGCCGGAGCACCACTACGCCTTCAACCACCCCTTCTCCATCAACAACCTCATGTCCTCGGAGCAGCAGCACCACCatagccaccaccaccaccagccccaCAAAATGGACCTCAAGGCCTACGAACAGGTGATGCACTACCCGGGCTACGGTTCCCCCATGCCGGGAAGCCTGGCCATGGGCCCGGTCACGAACAAAGCAGGCCTGGACGCCTCGCCCCTGGCCGCAGACACCTCCTACTACCAGGGGGTGTACTCCCGGCCCATTATGAACTCTTCTTAAGAAGACAGGCGCCCTGCTAGCCTGGGACAAGGACAAGAGAGAGAAGCAGTAGGCTGGAGACTTCAAGGAAGGGGTGTTGGAGACATGCAAGGGAGAAGAAATCCATTACACCCCTCTCCCCAGGACAGCTGTCTCCCTCACTCTCTGCAGCTTTTCCCTCCCTAACAGATGGGCCACACTGATATCTATCATTCTATATaaggagggaaagggaaaaaagataaaatcaaaaaaagaaaaaagccttcgGTTTCCACTACTGTGTAGACACCTGCTTCTTTAAGCATCTGCGAATTCTGATTTTCGTTCTTCTTGTTCTCCATTACTGCTGTTGCAGAGAAGTCTTactttattaaaacaaacaaacacaataaCCCCACAAACTTTTGTGACTCAGTGTAAAGCAATGTAGTTTTAACGGAGAACCAGAAAGTTGTACTAttgtataaaaagagaaaaacaaatgatgtAAGGGTCTGTTGTAaatgaccaagaaaaagaaacacagtgCATTCCCATTCTCGACACGGTGACGTGCAGGCCTGGGGTCTGATTAACTTATGGTTTCTGTGTGCTTTATTTATGGCTTATAAATGTGTGTTCTGGCTGCAAGGACCAGAGTTCCACAAATCTATATTAAAGTGTTATTGCCGGTTTTATCCCTTGAATCTTcaaaattttttccctttgtctgagttaaaaaatgaacagctctggaaattattcaaaaatggagggagggagatcCTGGGTGGTtgcaagttttattttattttggcgAGGGGTGGTGGTTGCTGTTTTaccaacattttattattaaaatgtttagaTATACTGAAGTTGAacacattttacagaaaacaCACCTGTACCCATTGCCCAGATCCTACAGTTATCATTTCACTGTATTTGTTCTGTCGCATATCTGTGAATCTATGTACACCTCAACTGGTCGATTCAccttatttttctaaatggatttcaaagtaaatttcagaCATTAGTACACTTCTCCTAAACTCTTCAGCAATCACACCATTAAACAGATCTCATTATTGTTTATGGTTACTTTTTGAATTCTGAGTTTATCTTACGTGCAGTGAAACACACAAGTCCTAAGTGGACCACTCCATAGGTTTGATGCCGATGTATCTTTAAatccaggggaaaaaaaccacataTCTTAATTTTCTACCTGGGCCGTGTGAAGGTGGGATGTTGACATCTGTTAGGTCCTAGGGCTGGCTTCTCAGAGAAGCCTAAGTCTTGCGAGTTTTGCTGTATT encodes:
- the FOXA2 gene encoding hepatocyte nuclear factor 3-beta isoform X1 — encoded protein: MHSASSMLGAVKMEGHEPSDWSSYYAEPEGYSSVSNMNAGLGMNGMNTYMSMSAAAMGSGSGNMSAGSMNMSSYVGAGMSPSLAGMSPGAGAMASMGGSAGAAGVAGMGPHLSPSLSPLGGQAAGAMGGLAPYANMNSMSPMYGQAGLSRARDPKTYRRSYTHAKPPYSYISLITMAIQQSPNKMLTLSEIYQWIMDLFPFYRQNQQRWQNSIRHSLSFNDCFLKVPRSPDKPGKGSFWTLHPDSGNMFENGCYLRRQKRFKCEKQLALKEAAGATGGGKKAASGAQASQGQLGEAAGPASETPGGAESPHSSSSPCQEHKRGGLGELKATPAATLSPPEPAPSPGQQQQAAAHLLGPPHHPGLPPEAHLKPEHHYAFNHPFSINNLMSSEQQHHHSHHHHQPHKMDLKAYEQVMHYPGYGSPMPGSLAMGPVTNKAGLDASPLAADTSYYQGVYSRPIMNSS
- the FOXA2 gene encoding hepatocyte nuclear factor 3-beta isoform X2 — its product is MLGAVKMEGHEPSDWSSYYAEPEGYSSVSNMNAGLGMNGMNTYMSMSAAAMGSGSGNMSAGSMNMSSYVGAGMSPSLAGMSPGAGAMASMGGSAGAAGVAGMGPHLSPSLSPLGGQAAGAMGGLAPYANMNSMSPMYGQAGLSRARDPKTYRRSYTHAKPPYSYISLITMAIQQSPNKMLTLSEIYQWIMDLFPFYRQNQQRWQNSIRHSLSFNDCFLKVPRSPDKPGKGSFWTLHPDSGNMFENGCYLRRQKRFKCEKQLALKEAAGATGGGKKAASGAQASQGQLGEAAGPASETPGGAESPHSSSSPCQEHKRGGLGELKATPAATLSPPEPAPSPGQQQQAAAHLLGPPHHPGLPPEAHLKPEHHYAFNHPFSINNLMSSEQQHHHSHHHHQPHKMDLKAYEQVMHYPGYGSPMPGSLAMGPVTNKAGLDASPLAADTSYYQGVYSRPIMNSS